The sequence GCATCAAACTGAACTTATtatttgtacttttttcttttttcacccaGCTGAACAGCTATGTTTTTTAAGCAAATACATTGGTTGCTATACATCTATAATGGTTCTTTGACTGATCTGCATTTCACCAATTTAAACAATCAAGATACTAAGAAATTAGAGTTTCCCATCCTCACCTTTCCTCCTGAAAATTGCAAATAGTCATAGTCTCATCTTCCTTGCTGATACTGCCATAAATGCTTGGTTTTGTGTTTCAGAGTTGGTCGAGGGTTTACATGTTTATCATTTTTCCCATGAAATATTGGGGGCAAGGAGCCCGAGTAGAAAGAGGTGTTGGAGTTGTGCGTTACAAGGTGGTGAGAGTTCTGCAGCATCATGATATCATATGATGCTCAAGCTGAGGGTTTCCTCTTCTGGAACTGGTCAATGGAAGATGTATATAGTGCACTGTGGTTATCCCTATTGTTTATGCACTTGGGGTTTGTTGTGGTGTGTGATTCTTATGGAAAAACCCTTGAAGATTCATGAGGGTATGTGTTTATCTGAGGATGGGGCGACATGGACTGGGACGATGAGTTTGAAGGACTTGTTAGTTGTTACATAGGTTGAATGGTGCAAGTGTAGGGCGTTTATGATATTTTAAGACATCTCCACCTTGGAAAAATCCTAGTTTGAAGGTGTGGGAACTGAAAGATGCTGATGTAAGTGATGTGGATTCAAAACAAGTGTAAATGGAGTGACATTCGTTCAGCAAGAAATTTGTCATGTAACTGGCATTTCATGCTAACAGCATTCCACCCATTTGATTTGGATATAATTTGTTTTACTAATGAGAAATAATTTGAATCCTGCAACGTTTGTATTGGGAGGCTGGACTCTGGAGCACTTGTGTGTGACCATGTCGTTTGTGCTTCCACCATGGCCAACACATGCTCGTGAACGCACTTGAGAGGCAGTTGAAAGTGCATGAGTTCATCTCTTCAATCCTTCAgttctctctaatttttatttatttattagtctTTTGATAAGTCCAATACTCTAATTTTTAGCTAAATATGAGATACattgcattttaaaaaattctatggTCTTAAAATTCCCATGTAGATGGTGAACCACAATGACCATTTAATTTTGAGTAGCTTGCACCTGGTGTGAACTTCGGCtaccattgtttttttttttttttttttttttttttttttgccttttgttttcccAGTGTGTTAAGTACCACTAAACTCTATTTGTCATGATCACCTTCTAATTGTACGAACTATTAATTTGATACGCAAAAACATATGCATACTGATGACACTGCTAGTATGGAGAGTTATCAATATCATTCACTTGAAAGGAACCATACAATAATTCTGATTGCCTGAGAGAAATATAAATTGGAAGTAAAAAGAGATGCATGTAGCAAAGGAACTTACATTCATGTTTGTTGAGGCAGTTGGCCAAGAcaaccaaaaatactaacttaCGGAATCAGTGACATGCCACTTAGATGCATTGGACATGTTGAGCACAAATGTAAGTTGTGAATCAATCCGTATGTTGATTTTAAGGGTGTATAAAATATACATCTTCAGACTAGTATGGAATAAACAATAAGGGTATATGTAAATACAAAGCTTGTACCAACAATTTATCATCTTTGATTACTCCCAACAGACAATAAGATGGTAAAactataacaatatatatacagtAATCACAACTGTCCATCTTCTTTacaacaaattaattataaacaCTTCACATTGACATCCAATGTAAAAACACATGAGAAATTGGCAATTCGATGAGCATTTACGAATTTGAAGCAAACCAGTTCCTGTCAATGGCAGAGACCCATATTTGGGAAAAGAAACATCAGTAAACATCAAATAAAGTTCTATCGATTCTGATGGATTATACGAAGGTACAGAAATTATAACtatttttcagtattttttCTATATGATTTGCTATTGCAAACATGATATCATTGCTCTAAGACTCACAAGCTAGCATGCAGGTACTGATCCAATGTGAGAGGTTTTGGACCACCAAACCAATCAATCAAGAATATATTCTCAATTTCTAACTTGAAGAACTGGAAGCTGTGATCCTCAGGCCAGTCTGTCAACCATCCAAGGCATAAAAATAAAGGTCAGAAAAAGTGGATGAAAGCAGAAGTGTTGCTAATGCATCAATTCTTGTAAATACCTTTCATCTCTGCATGCTTTGAGAACAAGGCACTTTTAGCAAATTCTGCTTCTTTGGAGTTTTTATCCACCAACTTCAACTGAAACATAATGGAGGGAAAATGTAATCCAAgctatttaaaattaaaagttgcCCAACTTTCTAATTTGAAGGTGAGATCAAGAACTTTATAGGGCAGTGAAGAAGCTTAAAGGGAAAAGGGCTGCAGAACCTCATTGATAAAATAGCTTGGGCAACTGTCATTTAGCACATTTGGATAGATCGTAATACCAGAATTCATAACAGAAAGATTCAATTTGAAGTTCATATAGTTCAAGCCATATGCAGGATGTTAGATATAGACTGCCTAACAAACTCTATTCTAAAACAGGATGTTATGTAGCCTTTGGAAAAGTCCTTTCTCTGCTTCTGATAGTTGTTAGATGTGCTGTTATGCTTGTATGGTAGTGTGCAGCTTCCTGCTTAAGTCTTTGTTTTGTCACTAGGTGTTCTGTAATGATTGTCTTTGTTGTTTCTGATTTGTTGAATAGAATTCTGTTCTTTCATATTAAGTAAGAtgatttgggggggggggggggggggaggagaggaagaggaagTAAGAGGAGACCATTACCTAGTGTTGTTTCCACCATATGAAGACAATAATTATTTGTTCGTGTTCGTGTTCGTGTTGGTTACAAGTAACTCGCCCTGAAGTGAAGGGATTAGGGCATGGCAGATAACACCACTATTTCTAATGGACTCTTAGACTGTGGCATATATCCAACACGTGTCAGGGAGCATTAAAATGATACTTAAATgattaaaatcatattttcctatcagttagaatttgatttttcaattacCAGGTGCAATTGGTAAAACTTGTCTACTCACATATAGCAAAATCAAAGGACCCataacaaaaaaggaaaaaaataataataataataagataagtGCAAACTGGAAATTACAGCAACAATCAATAGAGTTACAGTTAATGTGGCcaaacataaaccaaattagtattagaaaaattttaattttgcaacAGACCTTGCCAGTAAGTGTAATTTTTGCGCAAGTGGGATTCTCAGGGTCTATCTTGCCACAAGTTCCAATAGGGTATTCACTGATTGTGAATGAGGCCCTGTCATCTTTCAATGCATCTCTCGCAGTTGGATCAAGAGCTGTCAAGTAAAAGTATGGGATGCCACTACCTTTGTTAGGCAACCCATCACTAAAGGAAACCACATTCCTGCAACATATTTAGATAGTTATGAAACTAGTTCTAGATAAACGAGGTGGAGGCAAACCTAAGAAAGGCATAACAAATaagtattacaaatttttaaatttattcaaaagagCATTTAGAGTCAAGAAATGTTCTCATTTATACACATGtgcatacatacacatacatgcACACTCGGAGATATGTGAAGTTTTAATGGCATGCataatcttttattaaaaaggaaagaaaagaccaaaatttgagcaaaaaagaaaaatgttaaaggaTTTTCTTGACAAAAGTAACAAAGAAAACTCAATCATATATCTATATTTTAGACTAAAAATTAGTTATGTTTGCAGGTATCATTTGCATAATataataagaaacaaaatactGATAGGACTCAATTCAAAAGAAGTTCACATGAAACCTTTATAGTGAAGAGGCTCTACATGCTATTAGACATGTCCTTGAACAATCAATACTTAGAAAGCCCATTTTAGCAGTATTGTAATAAACACatattttgtaagaaaaaagCAAATTAATAACTATTTCTGCTATGGAAATTTCTGGTTGCAATTAGATTCATGATACGGAGGTATTAGATACAGAGAACAGAGATTTCTGCTATAGCTGAAATGGGAATATGGATTTCGTAATTGTGAGCATGAAGtaatcaattttattaataaaaattttatcacTTATATAACAATTATTATTTACTGTCCATTAAACAGTATTTGAGGTTCTATAGCTATTGTGAGGGATCGCAAAAGGTTCAGCATCAAGGTATTTAAGCCTCAATCTAGAAAAGAAGAGAACCAGAGTCACTATGGGTTCAACAAATGCTATAGATTCGCCCAGAAACAAAATGTTGTGCCCAAAGTGTTGGTGAACAAATTATTCAGGTCACCATAAGCTTAGAAGAGTATCCCTTTTCATGTGATACAGAACATtacattttttatgaatttgcTTCCCCAAAATGCAAATTCAGGACAGTTTAATATGTTTAATCCTCATGACATTCCTGAAAGAGATGAGGGTTGATAGCAAGGGACTCACATAAAtggttgatttgattttttgcaAATATTCTTAATAAccatttgacaaaaaaatttaaatgaaactaCGCACACTTACATCTTAACTCAACTCAACTatgagacaaaaaaattttcacccATTTTGCACTCTCTCCTGACATATGTACTTGAGGAAATGAAGTTTCAAGTTACTGTATATTTTTTAGATGCTGTATGAGGCAGAATATCATACATACAATAATCTTGACAAGCACAAAAGTGTGACTGGCTCTTGAAGACATGAGTTTTAAGGAATATGAACCCCAAAGACTAGCATCCTTGTTTACCTACAGCTATAACTCTACAAAAACATCTAAAAGTCACTGTGTATCTTGTAGAGAAGTATAACTTTAGTAAAGAAGGAGCCCATTTCAGGCAATGCTACAATATTCTCCAAACAAAGCACTTGAATTTTAAGCTgcttgaattttaaaaaataattctcaAGTACGTAGAAGTAGGAAAAACTTACCCAAATGGAGCTCCTCCCAAGTCACTTGAGATGGTACtgcaaaatgaaaatgaaaatgaaaaataagctTCTGTTTCAACGGAAAACAATCACCCAAATACACATATGATATTACAAAGTCAATTGTTAGGACCTTTGAAACTGATTGTTTTGCAGCAACTAGTTTCAATACAACATAAGGTGaaaaaatatgatatatatatgttgGCTTCTTTGATTCAACAATTAAACAATAGAGAACTTCTTAACAATCACTTTCTTTATCTCACATCAGAATGTCCATAAAATATCTTAATATATTCCTCAATAACTTTTGCATAAGCAATATATCAAAGATGAATCTGTAATGAACCAGCAAACCAACAACTTGATTGGAAATTCCTATTGCATTTACGTCACCCAGAGACATTAAGCTTGCATGCTATATCTTCCAACATGACCAACTGAGCTCATAAAATAGCAGGGAGGTGAGAACCCTGTATGCTCTTCAAGTACAAGATTAgtgaaagaagagaagaaaaaaactaaacatacaaaacatttcaacaaaaacaaataacacaCAAATAGTTAACCACGACACAAAGGATTTAAACAGAGATCTGCACAATTAATTAATGTTATTGACAAGTTTACCAATCACCAAAAGAAACTGTTTGTTCTCATGACTCATTTCTATTGATACACCAACAACTAAAACTTAATCCCAAAACTGTAGGCCACATGTATTCCTTTCTACAATTCTATTCTATCCAAACATATACTCTCTGTTACctccttaattgacatgtcaatttttACTACTtctatttatgttattttgggCCTTTCTATCATTTTTCGTTCCCTCAACTTCAATCAACTCACACATTTCAATTGATAATCAGCATAAATTGATTTTTCAATaagataacaacaacaaaaaacccaattaaatttcacCACAACCAAGTGGGGTTGCCAATCACATAGCTAAAAAACACAACTCCTAAAGAAACCAAGCTAATGGGTTTGTTTTTTAATCATAGTCAACAGAAACATAAAAACAGACCCAAAACCCAATTagactataaaaataaaaataaaaaataaaaaatggagcCTTTACAAGAAATAATAAGCTAGATAAACAAgtagagagagagcgagagagagagaatacttTAAGACCCCCAAAGAATTCTGAGAGACCAACCAACGAGCAGTGGCAGCAGCATTTTTTGGGTCAGGTTTCTTGGTTAGGAGCAACCGTCCCTCTATGGAACCTGgaaaacccacaaaaaacaagaacaaatatAAAACATAGAAACAAGAAAGAACGACTTTGATGCCCATGATGTTGCTATATTCTGTGATCTCCGAAGTCTCTCAGACACAGTAAAAGGGTCAAgactcaagaagaagaagacgaagaactGAACAAAATATTCAAAGTATTTATAGCCCCAAAGTTTGAGGCATATCAATAGTGTCGTGTTGGCTGTtccaaaaaaatgataaaaaggaTTTATCCTCTATATCCAGCCAGGATTTGCACGTGGATAAGATTTTGtatagttgttgttgttgttgttgttgttgttttattttatttttttttattttttttatttttttttgtctaaggAAATGTTAACCAATTCTTTTAAGATGTTGGTTCAGAAactatgaaaaaatataaaataataaatattattaacagttttttatatttttcataaaaattatgtcaaaactttcttattaTGGTTTATTAAAAATTGCTCTAAGTGTATCTGTTAACATGACCCTTAATTTAAATCAAGAAGTCCTTTAACTTGGTTTATGATTggaaagacaaaacaaaataaatacatatatatatgtggggccagagaacttatgacCCGGCCCACTTTCTACTAGGGCCTAGGGCCCGTGTCGAGAagagtagttgccgaggacaagtggtgaaagaccaaatagcctagagacgCAACCGAGGATGATCTTGTCCTCAgcatcccaagacttcaaagggaagagcgacATCTCGTCAAAGGTCATCTCCAAAATGCTCCCAGaagaagaggcgagtagaatgggacccataTGGGGGTATGGAGTGGAgggtggttcaaggtaaatacgtcacctccgcattgaatgcgcccacaaacgtcctagccatattgatgagaaaagacgcttgaaTAGTGTGGCTTCAGTTAgcgcaactaacaaaaagtaaggggaggcggctgatgggataGGTATTTGAATAGGTACCTGCCTGATAAACAGGTGGAGGGtcaagatcaaccaagaaggactatataatgtgaagactTATGCGccaaaaaggggggggggggctccCAGACCATGGAGTCCTAAGAAAGGGAGAATAATAAGGACATGAAGCTCCTTGGACGAGGTCTaaggaccggagccactcaTGACGTACCAGAATAGATTATTATTAAACACGTCAAGTTCATCCTTGTGCAAATCGCTATGGAAACCCTGATTAACtactgtccggtgaccaagacctagcctttcaagcccacgctctacaaattatattgtttgggcccttaatgtacgaacccaatattattttggggtcgttacaaattgagtccttacaattggcgccgtctgtgaggaaggcttgtgtgttggcacaggTAGTGGGTTGAGAAAGTCCCCCCATCACTTCCAACAGCCCGTTGTAGTGCCCTAGCATAAAGTTCcattaggggctacgcttcgaagcGTCAGTAGCGCaaatggttctaggggcttggccgaggggctaatcccgCCAAACCAATGTCCCACgccttggccgaggggctaatcctaccaactacttaaaaagctaagttttagacagaaccaaggtattgcatggtcttcggactcaaacctatggggaaaccaactactcaaaaagctaagtttttgacagaaccaaggtattatatggttctcagactcaaacctatggggaaaccaactacttaaaaagctaagttttggacagaaccaaggtattgtatggtctttgCACTCAAACTtatgaggaaaccaagtacttaaaaagctaagttttggatagaaccaaggtattgtatggtcctcggactcaaacctatggggaaaccaactacttagaaagctaaattttggacagaaccaaggtattgcatggtcctcggactcaaatctatgggaaaaccaactacttaaaaagctaagttttggacagaaccaaggtattgcatggtcctcggactcaaacctatggggaaaccaactacttaaaaagctaagttttgaacagaaccaaggtattgtatggtcctcggactcaaacctatggggggaaaccaactacttaaaaagctaagttttggacagaaccaaggtattgcatggtcttcggacttaaacctatggggaaaccaactacttaaaaagctaagttttggacagaaccaaggtattgcatggtcctcggactcaaacctatggggaaaccaactacttaaaaagctaagttttgaacagaaccaaggtattgcatggtcctcgaactcaaacctatggggaaaccaactacttaaaaagctaaattttggacagaaccaaggtattgtatggtcctcggactcaaacctatgaggggaaaccaactacttaaaaagctaagttttggacagaaccaaggtattgcatggtcttcggacttaaacctatggggaaaccaactacttaaaaagctaagttttggacagaaccaaggtattgtatggtcctcggactcaaacctatggggaaaccaactactcaaaAAGCTAAgatttggacagaaccaaggtattgtatggtcctcggactcaaacctatgggggaaaccaactacttaaagagctaagttttggacagaaccaaggtattgtatggtcctcggactcaaacctatgggggaaaccaactacttaaagagctaagttttggacagaaccaaggtattatatggtcctcgga is a genomic window of Quercus lobata isolate SW786 chromosome 2, ValleyOak3.0 Primary Assembly, whole genome shotgun sequence containing:
- the LOC115976739 gene encoding protein CREG1-like; protein product: MGIKVVLSCFYVLYLFLFFVGFPGSIEGRLLLTKKPDPKNAAATARWLVSQNSLGVLNTISSDLGGAPFGNVVSFSDGLPNKGSGIPYFYLTALDPTARDALKDDRASFTISEYPIGTCGKIDPENPTCAKITLTGKLKLVDKNSKEAEFAKSALFSKHAEMKDWPEDHSFQFFKLEIENIFLIDWFGGPKPLTLDQYLHASLNWFASNS